CGCAGCCTCAGGGGATGTGCCTGGATAAAGGGTACGACTTTGCGGAAGTGCGGGCGGTGCTGGCGGAGTTCGGCTTTACCGCACACATTCGCAGTCGTGGAGAGGAAGCTAAGCAACTCGCCCGCGAGGCCGGCAAGATAGCACGGCGCTGGGTGGTGGAGCGCAGCCATAGCTGGCTCAACCGCTTTCGCCGCTTGTTGGTGCGCTGGGAGAAAAAGGGCCAGCACTATCTTGCCTTCCTGCACTTTGCCTGTGCCTTGGTCGCCTTTCGCGCCGCTGGGTTATTCGGATAGGCTCTTAGAGGAAGTAGGCATGCCGGAGCCATTGATCGAGTGCGTTCCCAACTTCAGCGAAGGCCGCCGCCAGGAGGTGATCGACCAGATCGTCGCGGCGATCACCGCGGTGCCGGGTGTACTGCTGCTGGGCGTAGATGCCGACGCGGATCACCATCGCTCGGTGGTGACCTTTGCCGGTCCGCCCGAGGCGGTGCTGGAAGGCGCGTTACGCGGCATCGCCGCCGCGCAACGCTTGATCAATCTCGACGAGCATCGCGGCCAACATCCGCGCATCGGCGCGGCGGATGTGGTGCCCTTCGTGCCGCTACGCGACGCTACCCTGGAGCAGTGCGTCGCGCTGGCGCACCGCCTGGGGCAGCGCGTCGGCGCGGAGCTGGGCCTGCCGGTGTACCTCTACGAAGCGGCGGCGACCCGTCCGGAGCGCGTCAACCTGGCCGACGTGCGGCGCGGCGAGTACGAAGGGCTCAAACAGAGCCTGGGGCGTGATCCGGCGCGCGATCCTGACTACGGTCCGGCGCGCCTCACGCCGGCGGGAGCGGTCGCGATCGGCGCGCGCCAACCGCTGGTGGCCTACAACGTCTATCTCAACACCGGCGACGTGGCCATCGCGCGCAAGATCGCCCGGGCCATCCGTCACTCAAGCGGCGGCTTGCGCTATGTCAAGGCCATCGGACTGCTGGTGAACGGACGCGCCCAGGTGTCGATCAACATGACCGATGTGCGCTCCACGCCGCTGCAGCGCGTCTTCGAGCTGATCAAGGCCGAGGCCGCGCGCTATGGCTGCACACCCACTGAAAGCGAGATCGTCGGCTTTGTGCCCGAAGATGCGTTGCTGGAGGTGGCAGAGCACTACCTCCAGCTCAACCGGTTCGACCGTAGCCGCATCCTGGAGCGCCGTCTGCGCGAACTGGAGGCGGCGCGTCAGCGCGGAGCTGCGGAATGAGCGCTGCGCGTCGTCTGCTGCGTCACGTCAATGCGCGGCTGGTCCTGCTCTTGGGCCTGGCGGCGGCCACGATCGGCGCGTTGTTTGTGTGCTTCGGCACAGCGCTGCGGCCCGAAGCGGTGCGCGATGCACTGCTGCGCCTGGGGCCGCTCGGTCCGCTGGCGCAGATCGTGACGCTGGGCGCGGTGCTGACCGTGCCGGTCGTGCCGGCGACGATCGTTCAAATCGCCGGTGGCTGGGCCTTTGGCGCGTGGCAAGGCTTTGTCTGGACCATGCTCGGCGATGCGCTGGGCGCGACGCTGGGCTTCTGGCTGGCGCGGCGCTGGGGTACGCGCGCACTCCAACGCTGGCTTGCACCGGAGACGGTCGTCGCCACGCAGCGCCTGGCCGGACGGATGAACTGGCGCACGGTGATGGTGCTGCGCTTCCTGCCGGGACCGGCCTACACGGCAGTGTCGCTGGCGGCCGGGCTCTCGCCGCTGCGCTTCAGGCCCTACCTGATCGGCTCGCTGCTGGGCGTCGCGCCGTGGATTGCGCTGCTGGTGCTGGCCGGCGACCTGGCGCGCAACCATCCGCTCTACGGCCTGGGCATCCTGATCGGCATGCTGGCGCTGGCTGCACTGTTGGGCCGTGTCACGCAGCACCGGAGGTGGTAGGCGGCAGCAGCCTGCGCCGGCGTTGCGGCGCGCAGCCGTGGCTCAGCCGTGGCGTTCCAGTATTCCTTGAGCGCCACGGCGTTGTTGTGCCGCTCGTCGCGCGCCGCGTAGAGCAGCATGAGCGTGCCCGCCCGCGCCAGGTCGATCAACCGCGCCACCGCACCGGGCGGGCGTCCAGCTCGCGGAAGGAGCGCTGCTTGAAGGCCTCCCTCTTCGCCGGATCATGGCCGAACCAGTGCCGCAAGGCGCTGCTGGGCGCGACCTCCCGCTGCCAGGCAGCGATGCGCGCCATCCGGCGGAGACGACGCGTCCTAGGCCCGTTTGGTCTGTAGCTTCATCGCTCGGCGTTCTGCCCTCCATCCTCGCCCAGCGCCCAGAGCAGAAAGGCATAGTCCAGCGCCGTCTCGCGCAGCGACTCGTAGCGACCGGTCTTGCCGCTATGGCCGGCATCCAAATTGGTTTTAAGCAGCACCACGTTGTTGTCGGTTTTGAGTGCACGCAGCTTCGCCACCCACTTCGCCGGCTCCCAATACGAGACCCGTGGATCGTTGAGGCCGGCGGTCGCCAGGATGTGCGGATAGGCTCGCGGCGCGACGTTGTCATAGGGCGAGTACGAACGCATATATTCGTAAAACTCACGCTCAGCGGGATTGCCCCACTGCTCATATTCGATCACCGTCAGCGGCAGCGACGGATCGTTCATCGTGTTGATCACATCCACAAAAGGCACTTTGGCGATGGCCGCGCGGAACAGGTCGGGACGCATGTTCAGCACCGCGCCCACCAGCAGGCCACCGGCGCTACCGCCCATGATCGCCAGCTTCTCCGGGCGGGTATAGCCCCGCCGGATCAGCTCCTCGGCGCAGGCGATGAAGTCGGTAAAGGTGTTCTTTTTGTTGAGCAGCTTGCCGGCCTCGTACCAGCGACGGCCCAGCTCCGAGCCGCCGCGCACATGGGCAATCGCGAAGACAAAGCCACGGTCGAGCAGGCTGATGCGCTGCGCCTGGAAGGCGGGCTCGGACGGAATGCCATAGGCGCCATAGCCATAGAGCAGCGTTGGATTGCCGCCCTCGCGCCGTAGGTCGGTGCGATACACCAGCGAGATCGGCACCTGTACGCCGTCGGGGGCGGTGGCATGTAGCCGGCGCGACTCATACAGCGCCGGATCGTAGCCGGGCACCTCATCGCGCTTGCGCTCGATCCACGTGCCCGTGTCCATCTGGTAGTCCACCACCGTCGGCGGTGTGACCAGCGAGCTGTAGGTGAAGCGCAGCGTGCGCGTGTCGAAGACCTCATTGGGACCGGGCATGATGGTATACACCGGTTCCGGAAAGGCAACCTCGCGCAGCGGCTCGGCCTCCGGCGTGGTGATGCGGATGCGGCGCAGCCCATCACGGCGCTCGTACAACGCCAGATGCTCGCGAAAAGCGGTCAGGCCATCCAGCAGCACATCCTCGCGGTGCGGGATCAATTCACGCCAGTGCTCGCGCCCAGGCGTAGCGATCGGCGCGGCCATCAGCCGAAAGTTGACGGCCTGATCATTGGTGACGATCAGGAAACGCGCGCCATGGTGCTCGACGCTGTATTCCACGCCATGCCGGCGCGGGGCGATCACCTGAGGCGCGCGCTCCGGCTGATCGGCGGGAATGAAGTGCACCTCGCTGGTGCTGGTGCTGTCCAGCGTGATCAGCACAAAGGCACGGCTGGTGGTGGTGTGGACGCCCACGAAAAAGGCATCATCCGGTTCGTGATAGACCAGCGCATCATGCGCCGGGTCGCTGCCCAGCACGTGCCGCCAGACCTGGAAGGGCCGTGACGCTTCGTCCAGTGTGGTGTAGAACAGGGTACGACTGTCGGTAGCCCAGGCCGCATCGTAGGCCGTGTTGGGGATCGCTTCGGGCAGCAGCTCACCGCTGGTCAGATCTTTGATCCGCAGCGTATAGCGCTCGTTGCCGGCGTAGTCCACCGAAAAAGCCAGCCAACGATGGTCGGGACTGACGCGGTAGACGCCCAACTTGCAAAAGCTGTGGCCCTCGGCCAACGCGTTCTGATCGAGCAGCACCTCTTCGGGCGCCTCCAAGCTGCCGCGCTTGCGACAAAAGATGGGATACTGCAGGCCGGCCTGCATGCGCGTGTAGTAGAAGTACTCGTCGCGCTGGACCGGCACGCTGACATCATCCTCTTTGATGCGTGCGCGCATTTCGGCGTAGAGCTGCTCTTGGAGCTGACGTGTCGGCGCCAGCACCTGCTCCAGATACTCGTTTTCGGCCTGCAGATAGGCCAGTACCTCCGGATTGTCACGTTCGCGTAACCAGAAGTACGGATCAACACGTCGCTCGTCATGCAGCACCGATTCATGGGCAATCGTCGGCGCACGCGGCGGCACAGGCTGAGATGTCATGCGAACGTCTCCTGTTGGTTGTGTGAGAGCAAGCCAGGTAATTTTTGCTTCTAGTGATCGATCGGACGGCTGTCGCCGCCGTTGAGCGCCGGCCGGCGGCTCGTCCCCGCCAGAAACACCGCCCGGCTGTGCAGCATGCATCCGGCTGTCGTGCTTGGCTCTTCCTCACTCCCACCATTTCCGCTCGGTCGCGCCCAGGCTTTCGCGCGTTTCAGCGCGGGACTGCACCTCATCGCGCGCGGTCAGGCGCATGAAGCGGTTGGAGGTCAGCACACCCAAGGCGATCAGCGCCAGGTTGAAGACCACGCCGATGCCCAGCACTACCGGCCCACTCAACGGCCCGATCGCCGCACGCACCAGCAACGTGCGCAGCGCCACCTCCAGGCCCTCGTTGGTGGGAATGGGGAAGGGATGAATCCAGACCTTGATGATCCAGCTCAGCACCAGCACGACGAAGATCCAGCTATAGTTGCGGCGCAAGCGACGGCCCATCGCCTCCCACATGCTCATGGTGAAGCGCGGGTGGAGCAGGTCGTGCGCCAGCAGCTCGCGCCAGTGGGCGTCGTCCTCGGCGCGCGGATTGGGCACCAGCAGATCGGCGAAGAAGTCGGTCTCCATCAGGCGCACGCGGGTGCGCCACAGATCGTAGTAACGGTAGCGCCGCGCCTCGATGAACAGGAAAAAACAGATCAGCAGCGAATTGAGCAAGATCATCACATGCGTGTTGCTCGGGCTGCTGAAGGCAAAGGAGAGCGTCGCACCGGTGGTCAGCACCGCCCAGTTGGTGGTGCCATCCAGCCGCGAACGCCAGGTGTTGGCGCGCGAGATCTCACCGCGGTACAGGTGCGCCATGGCCGTGTTGAACTCGTTGGGCGTGAGGGGCCGGGTCGCCGGCACGCCGGCCGCGGCGGCGGCGCCGGGCCGGATCAAATCTCGTGATGGCTGTGCCATACGCTCCTGCGGATCGACTACTCGGACGGCATCTGCCTTATCTGCATTGTAGCACCGCGCGCAACCCGCGCGGCATGGGCGGCAGGCGGCAGCCAGCCCATCGCCAGCCACTCGGCCTGGCGTGCCCGGAGGCGCAGCGCCATGGCCGGCACGCACCGCTCCAGCCAGGCTGCCAGCATCGTCAGGCGCCGATCACCGATAGCCCGCCCGCCGGCGGCCAGCAGCGCTGCGCCGCTGAAGCCCAGCCAATCGGCGGCCCAGCGGGCACAACCACGCACGCCAAGCACCTCCAGCGCTGTGGGAATGATCGCCGGATAGACCACCAGCGTGCGGTTGACGATGCGGCCATAATCGCGCCAGGTCATGCGATCTTTGAAGAAGCGCACCGCTACGTCGCTGCCCAGATCGTTGAGCACGCGCGCAAAGATGTTTTGCAGGCGGTTGACATCATTAGGGCTGCGCCAGGGCTGCATGAAGCGGCTAAATACCCAGTTGAGCGCGACGTTGGCCTGATAGGCGCTGATCCAGCCGAGCTGCTCTGGCCTGAGCAGTTGGTGACGCAGCGCAAAAGCCAGCAGCGCGGTGGTGCGATCCAGGTTGCGCACAAACGAGCCGAAGCCGCAAAAGGTCAGCGGCGACTGCTGGGCTGAGGCATCGCCCAGCGGGAGCACGCCGACCAACAGCGGCACGCTCTGGCGGCGTTGCC
This is a stretch of genomic DNA from Kallotenue papyrolyticum. It encodes these proteins:
- the ftcD gene encoding glutamate formimidoyltransferase yields the protein MPEPLIECVPNFSEGRRQEVIDQIVAAITAVPGVLLLGVDADADHHRSVVTFAGPPEAVLEGALRGIAAAQRLINLDEHRGQHPRIGAADVVPFVPLRDATLEQCVALAHRLGQRVGAELGLPVYLYEAAATRPERVNLADVRRGEYEGLKQSLGRDPARDPDYGPARLTPAGAVAIGARQPLVAYNVYLNTGDVAIARKIARAIRHSSGGLRYVKAIGLLVNGRAQVSINMTDVRSTPLQRVFELIKAEAARYGCTPTESEIVGFVPEDALLEVAEHYLQLNRFDRSRILERRLRELEAARQRGAAE
- a CDS encoding TVP38/TMEM64 family protein: MSAARRLLRHVNARLVLLLGLAAATIGALFVCFGTALRPEAVRDALLRLGPLGPLAQIVTLGAVLTVPVVPATIVQIAGGWAFGAWQGFVWTMLGDALGATLGFWLARRWGTRALQRWLAPETVVATQRLAGRMNWRTVMVLRFLPGPAYTAVSLAAGLSPLRFRPYLIGSLLGVAPWIALLVLAGDLARNHPLYGLGILIGMLALAALLGRVTQHRRW
- a CDS encoding S9 family peptidase, which translates into the protein MTSQPVPPRAPTIAHESVLHDERRVDPYFWLRERDNPEVLAYLQAENEYLEQVLAPTRQLQEQLYAEMRARIKEDDVSVPVQRDEYFYYTRMQAGLQYPIFCRKRGSLEAPEEVLLDQNALAEGHSFCKLGVYRVSPDHRWLAFSVDYAGNERYTLRIKDLTSGELLPEAIPNTAYDAAWATDSRTLFYTTLDEASRPFQVWRHVLGSDPAHDALVYHEPDDAFFVGVHTTTSRAFVLITLDSTSTSEVHFIPADQPERAPQVIAPRRHGVEYSVEHHGARFLIVTNDQAVNFRLMAAPIATPGREHWRELIPHREDVLLDGLTAFREHLALYERRDGLRRIRITTPEAEPLREVAFPEPVYTIMPGPNEVFDTRTLRFTYSSLVTPPTVVDYQMDTGTWIERKRDEVPGYDPALYESRRLHATAPDGVQVPISLVYRTDLRREGGNPTLLYGYGAYGIPSEPAFQAQRISLLDRGFVFAIAHVRGGSELGRRWYEAGKLLNKKNTFTDFIACAEELIRRGYTRPEKLAIMGGSAGGLLVGAVLNMRPDLFRAAIAKVPFVDVINTMNDPSLPLTVIEYEQWGNPAEREFYEYMRSYSPYDNVAPRAYPHILATAGLNDPRVSYWEPAKWVAKLRALKTDNNVVLLKTNLDAGHSGKTGRYESLRETALDYAFLLWALGEDGGQNAER
- a CDS encoding DUF2270 domain-containing protein → MAQPSRDLIRPGAAAAAGVPATRPLTPNEFNTAMAHLYRGEISRANTWRSRLDGTTNWAVLTTGATLSFAFSSPSNTHVMILLNSLLICFFLFIEARRYRYYDLWRTRVRLMETDFFADLLVPNPRAEDDAHWRELLAHDLLHPRFTMSMWEAMGRRLRRNYSWIFVVLVLSWIIKVWIHPFPIPTNEGLEVALRTLLVRAAIGPLSGPVVLGIGVVFNLALIALGVLTSNRFMRLTARDEVQSRAETRESLGATERKWWE